One Cucurbita pepo subsp. pepo cultivar mu-cu-16 chromosome LG09, ASM280686v2, whole genome shotgun sequence DNA window includes the following coding sequences:
- the LOC111801816 gene encoding inorganic phosphate transporter 2-1, chloroplastic-like encodes MSLAHCLFSTSRAITKSQPPSPSVLPNNRPSFFLLQTQILNRHYFLAHKPYHCSSTSRFKHPFAGISSFAEADGGGKQEIIQFSKNHEVEKAAGEDELPGMAQAFHISSRTATAIITCIAFSALSFPLFMKSLGQGLALKTKILSYATLLFGFYMAWNIGANDVANAMGTSVGSGALTLRQAVVTAAVLEFSGALLMGTHVTSTMQNGILVAGVFQGKDMLHFVGLLSSLAAAGSWLQIASYYGWPVSTTHCIVGSMVGFGLVYGGVGAVFWGSLARVTSSWVISPLIGALASFLVYKCIRRFVYSAKNPGQAAAAAAPLLVFLGVTGISYISFPSSKNLKWVVAQAVGFGVVGAFLVYKIIQRQLGHLLNKAAASSLKKADESTTEEKNIGFLDEIAGPKGTQLEIVYGVFGYMQVLSACFMSFAHGGNDVSNAIGPLAAALSILHGSVGGAEIVIPLDVLAWGGFGIVAGLMIWGYRVIATIGKKITELTPTRGFAAEFAAASVVLIASKLGLPISATHTLVGAVMGVGFARGLNSVRSETVREIVLSWAVTIPVGAFLSVLYTWILTKLLAYVL; translated from the exons ATGTCTCTCGCTCATTGCTTGTTTTCAACTTCCAGAGCTATCACCAAATCTCAACCTCCTTCTCCCTCTGTTTTACCCAACAATCGcccatctttcttcttacTCCAAACCCAGATTCTCAATAGACATTATTTCTTGGCTCACAAGCCTTACCACTGTTCTTCCACTTCGAGATTCAAGCACCCTTTTGCCGGAATATCCTCGTTTGCTGAAGCAGACGGCGGAGGAAAACAGGAAATCATTCAATTCAGTAAGAATCATGAGGTTGAGAAAGCTGCAGGGGAAGATGAATTACCCGGGATGGCTCAGGCTTTTCACATTTCTTCAAGGACTGCCACTGCTATTATAACATGTATAGCATTTTCAGCTCTCAGTTTCCCACTTTTCATGAAGTCTTTGGGGCAGGGTTTGGCTTTGAAGACCAAGATTCTGTCGTATGCCACTTTGTTGTTTGGGTTTTATATGGCTTGGAATATTGGAGCCAATGATGTGGCTAATGCCATGGGGACCTCTGTCGGCTCCGGCGCATTGACGCTCCGGCAGGCGGTGGTTACAGCGGCGGTTTTGGAATTCTCTGGGGCGTTACTTATGGGCACCCATGTCACCAGCACAATGCAAAATGGGATTCTTGTGGCTGGTGTGTTTCAGGGAAAGGATATGCTGCACTTTGTTGGGCTGCTTTCGTCTTTGGCTGCCGCTGGTTCTTGGCTGCAG ATTGCATCATATTATGGATGGCCCGTCTCGACCACGCATTGTATAGTGGGATCAATGGTTGGATTTGGTCTTGTCTATGGCGGAGTTGGAGCTGTCTTCTGGGGCTCATTGGCGAGAGTTACTTCTTCATGGGTGATTTCTCCATTAATTGGAGCACTGGCCTCATTCCTTGTCTACAAGTGCATTCGTAGG TTTGTGTACAGTGCAAAGAACCCAGGACAGGCAGCTGCAGCAGCTGCACCATTACTCGTATTCCTCGGCGTAACTggaatatcatatatatcatttcCATCGAGTAAGAATCTTAAATGGGTTGTAGCACAGGCAGTAGGCTTTGGAGTAGTAGGAGCATTCCTTGTCTACAAAATAATTCAGAGACAACTTGGGCATCTACTTAACAAAGCTGCTGCTTCGTCTTTGAAGAAGGCAGACGAGAGTACAACTGAGGAGAAAAACATTGGATTTCTAGATGAGATAGCAGGTCCAAAGGGAACTCAATTGGAGATAGTTTATGGGGTATTTGGATATATGCAGGTTCTTTCTGCTTGCTTTATGTCATTTGCTCATGGCGGAAATGATGTATCAAACGCAATTGGCCCCTTGGCTGCTGCGTTGTCGATACTTCATGGCAGTGTCGGTGGCGCCGAGATTGTCATTCCACTTGATGTTCTTGCTTGGGGAGGGTTTGGAATTGTAGCTGGGTTGATGATATGGGGCTATAGAGTGATAGCAACCATTGGGAAGAAGATTACAGAACTCACACCAACAAGAGGATTTGCAGCGGAATTTGCTGCTGCTTCTGTGGTTCTAATTGCATCTAAACTGGGTTTGCCAATCTCAGCAACACATACATTGGTTGGTGCAGTCATGGGGGTTGGCTTTGCTAGGGGACTTAACAGTGTTAGATCAGAAACTGTGAGAGAGATTGTTCTTTCTTGGGCTGTGACCATTCCTGTTGGTGCTTTCCTTTCAGTTCTCTATACATGGATCTTGACCAAGCTTTTGGCGTATGTTTTATGA